The Alkalilimnicola sp. S0819 genome includes a window with the following:
- a CDS encoding DEAD/DEAH box helicase, with protein sequence MSATPTPPGFADLGLNPHVLKALDEAGYEVPTPIQAQSIPPLLAGSDLLGQAQTGTGKTAAFALPLLSRLSADVRDTQILILAPTRELAIQVAEACQTYARHMPGFHVLPIYGGQDYGIQLRALRRGAQVVVGTPGRVMDHMRKGTLKLQNLRALVLDEADEMLRMGFIDDVDWILEQTPAERQVALFSATMPEVIRRVAHKHLRDPEEVRIAASTSTAKTIRQRYWRVGGLHKLEALTRLLEVEEFDAMLVFVRTKNATVELTERLTARGHSCEALNGDIPQNLRERTVDKLKKGQVDIVVATDVAARGLDVERISHVVNFDIPYDTEAYVHRIGRTGRAGRSGEAILFVAPREQRMLRAIERATRQPIEPMPMPSAGDVNAHRVNRFKARIDELLASDDLDFFQELVSEYQHEREVEPERIAAALARMAQGDEPFLLSEREAPQRGWDERAPRDDRPPRRPRTPKVLESAPRPLKDYPDVAMERYRVEVGHQHEVKPGNIVGAIANEADLDSSYIGHIEIFDDFTTVDLPAGMPKEVMHLLRKARVRGRMLELKPLNAPAGGERDTPPPRRKYDDKPRGKPGADTRGKPPARAHRPAPRELEPDTPPPARKPRAERSEGAGERPVRRVIKTRGDAPPRKPRSKKPAPGAGRAMAEKRAAVKRPSVKKPGKG encoded by the coding sequence ATGTCTGCTACGCCTACCCCGCCCGGATTCGCCGATCTGGGTCTGAACCCCCATGTTTTGAAAGCCCTCGACGAGGCCGGTTACGAAGTCCCCACCCCGATCCAGGCGCAGAGCATTCCGCCCCTGCTGGCGGGGAGCGATCTGCTGGGCCAGGCCCAGACCGGCACCGGCAAGACCGCCGCCTTTGCCCTGCCGCTGCTCTCGCGGCTGAGCGCCGATGTGCGGGACACCCAGATCCTGATCCTCGCCCCCACCCGTGAGCTGGCCATTCAGGTGGCGGAAGCCTGCCAGACCTACGCCCGCCACATGCCGGGCTTCCACGTGCTGCCGATCTACGGTGGCCAGGACTACGGCATCCAGCTGCGCGCTCTGCGCCGCGGCGCGCAGGTGGTGGTGGGAACCCCGGGGCGGGTCATGGACCACATGCGCAAGGGGACGCTGAAGCTGCAGAACCTGCGGGCCCTGGTGCTGGACGAGGCCGATGAAATGCTCCGCATGGGCTTCATCGACGATGTGGACTGGATTCTGGAGCAAACCCCGGCCGAGCGGCAGGTGGCGCTGTTCTCCGCCACCATGCCGGAAGTGATACGCCGGGTGGCCCACAAGCATCTGCGCGACCCGGAAGAGGTACGCATCGCGGCCTCCACCTCCACCGCCAAGACCATCCGCCAGCGTTACTGGCGGGTGGGCGGGCTGCATAAGCTGGAGGCCCTGACCCGGCTGCTGGAGGTGGAAGAGTTCGACGCCATGCTGGTGTTCGTGCGCACCAAGAACGCCACGGTGGAGCTTACCGAACGGCTCACCGCCCGCGGCCACAGCTGCGAGGCGCTGAACGGAGATATTCCGCAGAATCTGCGCGAGCGCACCGTGGACAAGCTCAAGAAGGGGCAGGTGGATATCGTGGTGGCCACCGATGTGGCCGCCCGTGGGCTGGATGTGGAGCGCATCAGCCACGTGGTGAACTTCGATATTCCCTACGACACGGAAGCCTATGTACACCGCATCGGCCGCACCGGTCGGGCCGGGCGCTCCGGCGAGGCGATCCTGTTCGTCGCGCCCCGCGAGCAGCGGATGCTGCGCGCGATTGAGCGCGCCACCCGTCAGCCCATCGAGCCCATGCCCATGCCCAGCGCGGGGGATGTGAACGCCCACCGGGTGAACCGGTTCAAGGCGCGGATCGACGAGCTGCTGGCATCCGACGATCTGGATTTCTTCCAGGAGCTGGTGAGCGAGTACCAGCACGAGCGGGAGGTGGAACCCGAGCGCATCGCCGCCGCCCTGGCCCGCATGGCCCAGGGCGACGAGCCTTTCCTGCTCAGCGAGCGTGAAGCGCCCCAACGGGGCTGGGACGAGCGCGCCCCCCGCGATGACCGCCCGCCGCGCCGCCCGCGCACGCCCAAGGTGTTGGAATCCGCACCCCGCCCGCTCAAGGATTACCCGGACGTCGCCATGGAGCGCTACCGGGTGGAAGTGGGCCATCAGCACGAGGTGAAGCCGGGCAATATCGTCGGCGCCATTGCCAACGAAGCGGACTTGGACAGCAGCTACATCGGCCACATCGAGATCTTCGATGACTTCACCACCGTGGATCTGCCCGCCGGCATGCCCAAGGAAGTGATGCACCTGCTGCGCAAGGCCCGGGTGCGCGGGCGCATGCTCGAACTCAAGCCCCTGAATGCGCCGGCCGGTGGCGAGCGCGACACGCCGCCGCCGCGGCGCAAGTACGACGACAAGCCGCGTGGCAAGCCCGGCGCCGATACCCGGGGCAAGCCCCCGGCCCGTGCCCACCGCCCCGCGCCGCGTGAGTTGGAGCCCGATACCCCGCCGCCCGCGCGCAAGCCCCGCGCCGAGCGCTCCGAGGGTGCCGGCGAGCGGCCGGTGCGCCGGGTGATCAAGACCCGGGGTGACGCGCCGCCGCGCAAGCCGCGCAGCAAGAAGCCCGCGCCCGGTGCCGGGCGCGCCATGGCCGAAAAGCGCGCCGCGGTGAAACGCCCCTCGGTGAAGAAGCCCGGCAAGGGCTGA
- a CDS encoding MATE family efflux transporter, producing MSVQTQSSSLGRTLYQMTWPMIFGVFSLMSYQLVDAAYIGQLGVDPLAAFGFTLPMQQLIIGFQVGIGIATTALISRARGAGERERAQRLGGLVVLSGAGLILLLALLIWRLQVPLVSAMGAGDAVLPQIARYWGPWLLSAWIGAMLYFGYSVCRSHEDTRLPGLMMVVTSLINLLLDPIFIFVFEWGLPGAAWATSASFGIGALVVYRRLWARGWLAFDLAPQPALAAMRQLSGIAGPAMISQLMPALSALLATTLVARFGDEAVAAWGVGARLEFFSIVAVLALTMSLPPLVGRLMGEGRREQVQELVWLAVRFVLLWQLAVALLWLFGSGLLSGLLTGDALVADTLQAYLWRVPLSYGPLGVCMIMVSVCNALGLPMRALGIAVSRLFVCYLPALWLGARLAGLDGLFTGALLGNVAAGALAWLLYRRALRVLEPPQPGPTSA from the coding sequence ATGTCCGTACAGACCCAGTCGTCCTCTCTGGGGCGCACTCTCTACCAGATGACCTGGCCGATGATCTTCGGCGTGTTCTCGCTGATGAGCTATCAGCTGGTGGACGCGGCCTACATCGGCCAACTGGGTGTGGACCCGCTGGCGGCCTTCGGCTTCACCCTGCCCATGCAGCAGCTGATCATCGGCTTTCAGGTGGGCATCGGCATAGCCACCACGGCGCTCATCTCTCGCGCCCGCGGTGCGGGCGAGCGGGAACGGGCGCAACGCTTGGGTGGCCTGGTGGTGCTCAGTGGCGCCGGGCTGATCCTGCTGCTGGCGCTGCTGATCTGGCGGCTGCAAGTGCCCTTGGTCAGCGCCATGGGCGCCGGCGATGCGGTATTGCCCCAGATCGCCCGCTACTGGGGCCCCTGGCTGCTCAGCGCCTGGATAGGCGCCATGCTCTATTTCGGCTACAGCGTTTGCCGTTCCCACGAGGACACCCGCCTGCCGGGCTTGATGATGGTGGTCACCAGCCTGATCAATCTGCTGCTGGACCCGATCTTCATCTTCGTCTTCGAGTGGGGCTTGCCGGGTGCGGCCTGGGCGACCAGCGCTTCTTTCGGCATCGGTGCGCTGGTGGTCTACCGACGCCTGTGGGCTCGGGGCTGGCTGGCCTTCGACCTTGCGCCGCAGCCGGCTCTCGCGGCCATGCGGCAGCTCTCGGGCATCGCCGGCCCGGCCATGATCAGCCAGCTCATGCCGGCGCTCTCGGCGCTGCTGGCCACCACCCTGGTGGCCAGGTTCGGCGATGAGGCCGTGGCGGCCTGGGGGGTAGGGGCGCGTCTGGAGTTCTTCTCCATCGTGGCGGTGCTGGCGCTCACCATGTCCCTGCCGCCCCTGGTGGGGCGGCTGATGGGGGAGGGGCGGCGCGAGCAAGTACAGGAACTAGTGTGGCTGGCGGTGCGCTTCGTGCTGCTATGGCAGCTGGCAGTGGCGCTGCTGTGGTTGTTCGGCAGTGGTCTGCTTTCCGGTCTGCTCACCGGGGATGCGCTGGTGGCCGACACCCTGCAGGCCTATCTGTGGCGCGTGCCGCTCAGTTACGGGCCGCTGGGGGTATGCATGATCATGGTGTCCGTATGCAATGCCCTGGGTCTGCCCATGCGGGCGCTGGGCATCGCCGTGAGCCGGTTGTTCGTCTGCTATCTGCCGGCGCTGTGGCTGGGTGCGCGCTTAGCGGGCCTGGATGGCCTGTTCACCGGGGCACTGCTCGGTAACGTGGCGGCGGGCGCCCTGGCCTGGCTGCTGTATCGCCGCGCCTTGCGAGTGCTGGAACCCCCGCAGCCCGGGCCCACCTCGGCGTAA
- a CDS encoding DUF3634 family protein has product MTLNRFRSQWLVEIDTGRARVRRGRPPPGFVSACDDIARLHRIAAGAVECVGSGRHARLKFSGNFPDRGRQAIRNVWTPPTTPGPKGGRRAVR; this is encoded by the coding sequence ATGACATTGAACCGATTCCGCTCTCAATGGCTGGTGGAAATCGACACCGGACGCGCCCGCGTGCGGCGCGGACGACCGCCGCCCGGCTTCGTCTCCGCCTGCGACGATATCGCTCGGCTGCACCGCATCGCCGCCGGCGCGGTGGAGTGCGTGGGCAGTGGTCGGCATGCGCGGCTGAAATTCTCGGGCAATTTCCCGGACCGAGGCCGCCAGGCCATTCGCAATGTCTGGACGCCGCCCACGACGCCGGGGCCCAAGGGCGGGCGACGGGCGGTGCGGTAA
- a CDS encoding hydroxypyruvate isomerase family protein, with product MPKFAANISLLFTEQPFLQRLSAAAAAGFQGVECQFPYQLGARALAAARADAGIPLVLHNLPPGDWAAGERGIACLPERVAEFHAGVERALEYARALHCRQLNCLAGIRPTSLSEEAARETLLANLRHAARKLAPHGIRLLLEPINQRDVPGFFVHRTEQALALLDELAEPNTGLQFDVYHSHVSGEDPAAMLRRWLPRIAHVQVSDEPGRREPGSGEIDFQAVFAALEQGAYRGWVGGEYQPAGDTLSGLGWMAELRGTLPR from the coding sequence ATGCCCAAATTCGCCGCCAACATCTCCCTGCTGTTCACCGAACAGCCCTTCCTCCAGCGCCTGTCCGCCGCTGCCGCCGCGGGTTTTCAGGGCGTGGAATGCCAATTTCCCTACCAGCTCGGGGCGCGGGCGCTGGCCGCGGCGCGGGCTGACGCCGGCATACCCCTGGTGCTGCACAATCTGCCCCCGGGTGACTGGGCGGCGGGGGAGCGGGGCATTGCCTGCTTGCCGGAGCGTGTGGCGGAGTTCCATGCGGGGGTGGAGCGGGCGCTGGAGTACGCCCGGGCGCTGCATTGCCGTCAATTGAACTGCCTGGCCGGGATACGCCCGACAAGCCTGAGCGAGGAGGCCGCCCGCGAGACCCTGCTGGCCAATCTGCGCCACGCCGCCCGCAAGCTGGCTCCCCATGGCATCCGCTTGCTGCTGGAGCCGATCAACCAGCGCGATGTGCCGGGCTTTTTCGTCCACCGCACGGAGCAGGCGCTGGCCTTGCTGGATGAGCTGGCCGAGCCCAATACCGGGCTGCAATTCGATGTCTACCACAGCCATGTCTCGGGCGAGGACCCGGCGGCGATGCTGCGACGCTGGCTGCCCCGTATCGCCCATGTGCAGGTTTCCGATGAGCCCGGGCGGCGTGAGCCCGGGAGCGGGGAGATCGATTTCCAGGCGGTCTTCGCCGCCCTGGAGCAGGGTGCTTACCGAGGTTGGGTGGGCGGTGAGTACCAGCCCGCCGGCGATACCCTGTCGGGCCTGGGCTGGATGGCTGAGCTCCGAGGAACCTTGCCCCGGTAG
- a CDS encoding 2OG-Fe(II) oxygenase, with protein MILREPIRTLPGQFDQALLSRIEQAASRATLQAAHAYMAGETGVHRGERDAQVCYLQLDWLTALLKPLIDTINRGMGWNFSLTCMEQLQYGVYGPSGHHGWHADQLLPGTEPTNAGLQRKLSFIISLNEGADYEGGDFELEYGHPESLERRRRVPELRQPGTLVVFPSFIYHRVLPVTRGERRTLVGFICGPPFR; from the coding sequence ATGATACTTAGAGAACCCATCCGCACCCTGCCGGGCCAGTTCGACCAGGCGCTGCTCTCCCGCATCGAGCAGGCGGCCTCCAGGGCGACGCTGCAAGCCGCCCACGCCTATATGGCCGGTGAAACCGGCGTGCACAGGGGCGAACGCGACGCCCAGGTTTGCTACCTGCAGCTGGACTGGCTCACCGCGCTGCTCAAACCCCTCATCGATACGATCAACCGGGGGATGGGCTGGAATTTCTCCCTGACGTGCATGGAGCAGCTGCAATACGGCGTATATGGCCCAAGTGGCCATCACGGCTGGCACGCGGACCAGCTGCTGCCGGGCACGGAGCCGACGAATGCCGGCCTGCAGCGCAAGCTGTCCTTCATCATCAGCCTCAACGAGGGTGCGGACTATGAGGGGGGCGATTTCGAGCTGGAGTACGGCCACCCGGAGAGCCTCGAGCGACGCCGACGGGTGCCCGAGCTACGCCAGCCCGGCACGCTGGTCGTGTTCCCCTCCTTCATCTACCACCGGGTGCTCCCGGTGACGCGAGGCGAGCGCCGTACGCTGGTGGGTTTCATCTGCGGTCCGCCCTTCCGGTGA